A single genomic interval of Fructobacillus americanaquae harbors:
- a CDS encoding HIT family protein translates to MADIFDKIIAGEIPSYKVYEDDDLLAFLDISQVTPGHTLLIPKKHVDDIFAYDDVIAQKVLLKLPALARAIKAADKTITGINISSNNGPSAGQTVIHSHWHLIPRRDGDGLNDALAPTIDNSDQYDENRYEELAQNIKKELE, encoded by the coding sequence ATGGCAGATATTTTTGACAAAATCATCGCAGGAGAAATTCCTTCTTATAAAGTCTATGAAGACGACGACTTACTCGCCTTTTTGGATATTTCCCAGGTTACCCCTGGTCACACGCTCTTAATTCCCAAAAAGCACGTCGATGACATCTTCGCCTACGATGATGTCATTGCCCAAAAGGTTTTGCTGAAGTTACCGGCCTTAGCTCGTGCCATCAAGGCTGCCGATAAGACAATTACCGGCATCAATATCTCATCTAACAATGGTCCTTCCGCTGGTCAAACCGTCATCCATTCTCACTGGCATTTGATTCCCCGTCGTGATGGTGACGGGCTAAATGATGCCCTGGCACCGACGATCGATAACTCCGACCAGTACGATGAAAATCGCTACGAGGAACTAGCTCAAAATATTAAGAAAGAATTGGAGTAA
- a CDS encoding ABC transporter ATP-binding protein → MGLSIKKLYGGYAGQDVLKDVSITVPDGQIVALIGLNGAGKSTTFKHVIGERPIRSGKVVFNEVDLVENPTAFKEQLAYIPEQPILYDELTLAEHIHLMLASHGLDDQEHWHQAMALLVTFRLDNKLHWLPKHFSKGMQQKVMLVAAFSLKAPLMVIDEPFLGLDVLAQKALVQLMEERTKAGGAILLTTHLLSSAAAFVDQFVWLDQGEVREQASPAELAAEHQISLVEMDELFS, encoded by the coding sequence ATGGGACTATCAATTAAAAAATTATATGGGGGCTACGCTGGTCAGGATGTCTTAAAAGACGTCTCCATCACGGTACCAGATGGGCAAATTGTTGCATTAATCGGCTTAAATGGGGCCGGAAAATCGACTACCTTCAAGCACGTTATTGGAGAACGTCCAATTCGATCAGGTAAGGTTGTTTTCAACGAGGTGGACCTTGTTGAAAATCCAACTGCCTTTAAGGAGCAGTTAGCCTATATTCCGGAGCAGCCGATTCTTTATGACGAGTTGACCCTAGCGGAACACATTCATCTAATGTTGGCTAGCCACGGCCTCGATGACCAGGAGCATTGGCATCAGGCGATGGCTTTGTTGGTAACCTTTCGCTTGGATAATAAGTTACACTGGCTACCCAAGCATTTTTCCAAGGGCATGCAGCAAAAGGTAATGTTAGTGGCGGCTTTTAGTCTTAAAGCGCCATTAATGGTCATCGATGAGCCATTTCTTGGTCTGGACGTTTTGGCTCAAAAAGCTTTGGTTCAACTCATGGAGGAGCGAACCAAGGCAGGCGGTGCAATCCTTTTGACGACACATTTGCTGTCCTCAGCGGCAGCCTTTGTCGATCAATTTGTCTGGTTGGACCAGGGCGAGGTTCGAGAGCAGGCAAGTCCCGCAGAATTAGCGGCTGAACACCAGATATCCTTAGTTGAAATGGATGAACTCTTTTCATGA